In one Babylonia areolata isolate BAREFJ2019XMU chromosome 12, ASM4173473v1, whole genome shotgun sequence genomic region, the following are encoded:
- the LOC143288553 gene encoding ran-specific GTPase-activating protein-like translates to MADDKEEAPESPDIHFEPVVQLNPVETKTLEEEENILLLLRAKLFRFDSEAEPPEWKERGTGEVKILEHRMTKRIRILMRRDKTLKICANHYITPVMQLKPNCGSDRAWVWSTLADFADEEAKEELLAIRFANAENAQKFKTVFEEAQAKMDSLKKSDEGEEKSGSGEAKTNGDVKATEGEEKSEDKLAEQLGDLSVKDGAGGDKLTSDSTTAQDSTEKPGEKD, encoded by the exons ATGGCAGATGATAAG GAAGAAGCTCCTGAGTCACCAGACATCCACTTCGAACCTGTGGTGCAGTTGAATCCAGTAGAAACCAAGAcattggaggaagaggagaatatcCTCCTCCTGCT ACGAGCCAAGTTGTTCCGCTTCGACAGTGAAGCAGAGCCTCCAGAATGGAAGGAACGTGGGACAGGAGAGGTCAAAATCCTGGAACACAGGATGACCAAGAGGATACGTATTTTGATGAGGAGAGACAAAACCCTGAAAATATGTGCAAACCATTATA tCACACCTGTCATGCAGTTGAAGCCAAACTGTGGCAGTGATCGTGCCTGGGTTTGGTCCACACTTGCTGACTTTGCTGATGAGGAGGCCAAAGAGGAATTGCTGGCAATCCGCTTTGCCAATGCTGAAA ATGCTCAAAAATTCAAGACTGTATTTGAAGAGGCTCAGGCTAAAATGGATTCTCTGAAGAAATCAG ATGAAGGTGAGGAGAAAAGTGGAAGTGGAGAAGCGAAGACCAATGGGGATGTGAAGGCGACGGAGGGAGAAGAAAAGTCTGAAGATAAACTGGCTGAACAGCTGGGTGATCTGTCGGTGAAAGACGGTGCTGGGGGGGACAAACTAACCTCTGATTCCACCACCGCTCAAGACTCCACAGAAAAGCCTGGAGAGAAAGACTGA